The Panicum virgatum strain AP13 chromosome 5K, P.virgatum_v5, whole genome shotgun sequence genome has a window encoding:
- the LOC120706979 gene encoding light-mediated development protein DET1-like, whose amino-acid sequence MECHQFGLFATSTAQSNDSTAAEGAIHGVPSIEKITFYLVRLEDGVVLDEKAFCNDFINLAHSIGAYLYEDLLCIVSLRYQTIHILQIRDSGNLVEVRRIGAFCREDDELFLHSHVQSGYGGSFLPGIKQRLLSYIFRKTWNEVPDQTLKVQHLKKFYFHFQDYVDLIIWKVQFLDRHHLFIKFGSVDGGVSRSTDQNLAFFAVYNMETTDIVSLYQNSSEELYSLFEQFYDHFHANPQDSSHGKFISSHSNDIHAFDQLCTIKNKASSSSQFVKKMMASLPYTCQSQSPSPYFDLSLFRYDEKLISAIDRHRHCTEHPIKFISVRSPNVVKFKIKPGSDSGAADSRAKRISSFLFHPFFPLALSIQQTYMQPTVVNIHFRR is encoded by the exons ATGGAATGCCATCAATTTGGCTTATTCGCAACATCAACCGCACAAAGTAATGATTCAACTGCCGCTGAGGGTGCAATACATGGCGTGCCATCAATTGAGAAAATAACTTTCTATCTTGTGAG GCTAGAAGATGGCGTCGTACTGGATGAAAAGGCTTTCTGCAATGATTTTATCAATCTGGCACATAGTATTGGTGCTTACTTGTATGAAGACCTGCTTTGTATTGTTTCGCTGAGATATCAAACAATACATATCCTACAGATCCGAGATTCAGGCAACCTTGTTGAGGTACGCAGAATTGGCGCTTTCTGCCGAGAAGATGATGAGCTATTTCTTCACTCACATGTTCAG AGTGGTTATGGGGGTTCTTTTCTTCCTGGCATCAAGCAACGGTTGTTGTCGTATATTTTTCGCAAGACATGGAACGAAGTTCCAGATCAGACTTTG AAGGTCCAGCATCTCAAGAAGTTCTATTTTCACTTCCAAGACTATGTTGATCTTATCATATGGAAG GTACAGTTTTTGGATCGCCATCACCTATTTATCAAGTTCGGTAGTGTGGATGGAGGG GTTTCTCGAAGCACCGATCAAAACTTAGCATTCTTTGCCGTGTATAACATGGAGACAACTGATATCGTTTCGCTTTACCAG AATTCATCGGAGGAGCTCTATTCCTTGTTTGAACAATTTTATGACCATTTTCATGCCAATCCACAAGATTCATCGCATGGAAAATTTATCTCGTCGCACTCCAATGATATTCATGCTTTTGATCAACTTTGCACAATAAAAAATAAAGCAAGCAGCTCCTCACAG TTTGTGAAAAAGATGATGGCATCGTTGCCTTACACATGCCAATCACAGAGTCCTTCACCATACTTTGATCTATCCCTTTTTAGGTATGATGAGAAG CTGATTTCAGCAATTGATCGGCATCGGCATTGCACGGAGCATCCAATAAAATTTATATCAGTGAGGTCACCAAATGTTGTCAAATTTAAGATCAAGCCAG GTTCGGATTCTGGTGCTGCTGACAGCAGAGCGAAAAGAATCTCATCCTTCTTGTTTCACCCATTTTTCCCACTTGCACTTTCAATTCAGCAGACTTATATGCAGCCAACTGTTGTCAATATCCATTTCAGGAGATAG